The following are encoded in a window of bacterium genomic DNA:
- a CDS encoding aminoacetone oxidase family FAD-binding enzyme, translating into MKSSPIWDVVVIGGGPAGMMAAGRAAELAKASKLARSVLLLEKNPIPGKKLLITGGGRCNVTNNKPEVRAMVSKYKGNDQFLFSAFSQFGVKEALDFFNKRGMNTKEENEGRIFPVSDKAQSVWDVLARYMKEGGVEVKTYSPVAGLAISVEGNIVIHLKDKTVIRAKSCIVATGGTSRPDTGSTGEGFAWLKKLGHKIIDNNAALVPIALKDAWAKKLGGVSLKDIKLTTFQNGQKQDAQKGKLLFTHFGISGPTVLNMSKEVGELLKYGEVVIELDLFPTLDSGALKRKLQGLLVADSNKKLKNVFNKLIPSALVSAVLELGQVDGETANHSVSSEARVKLAALLKAVPLNVKGLLGADKAVVSSGGVALEEVNFKTMQSRLIPNLYLIGDVLNVDRPSGGYSLQLCWTTGFVAGSNV; encoded by the coding sequence ATGAAAAGCAGCCCTATTTGGGATGTAGTTGTTATAGGCGGTGGGCCGGCCGGAATGATGGCGGCAGGGAGGGCGGCAGAGCTCGCCAAGGCGAGTAAACTTGCCCGCTCGGTTTTGTTATTGGAAAAGAATCCTATTCCCGGAAAAAAACTCTTAATTACCGGTGGCGGGCGGTGTAACGTGACCAACAATAAACCGGAGGTGCGCGCGATGGTTTCTAAGTATAAAGGCAACGACCAATTTCTTTTTTCCGCCTTTTCCCAGTTTGGAGTCAAAGAAGCTTTAGATTTTTTCAATAAGCGGGGAATGAATACCAAAGAAGAAAATGAAGGAAGAATTTTTCCGGTCTCCGATAAGGCGCAATCAGTTTGGGATGTGTTGGCTAGATATATGAAAGAGGGTGGGGTGGAAGTAAAAACTTACTCTCCCGTTGCCGGTTTGGCTATCAGCGTAGAGGGCAATATTGTAATTCATTTAAAAGATAAAACTGTCATAAGAGCTAAGTCCTGCATCGTTGCTACCGGTGGCACCTCTCGCCCCGACACCGGTTCTACCGGGGAAGGATTTGCTTGGTTAAAAAAACTTGGTCATAAAATCATTGATAATAATGCCGCATTGGTTCCGATTGCGCTGAAAGATGCTTGGGCGAAAAAACTTGGCGGAGTTTCACTCAAAGATATTAAATTGACCACTTTCCAGAATGGGCAGAAGCAGGACGCGCAGAAAGGTAAGTTACTTTTTACCCATTTCGGCATCAGCGGCCCGACAGTTTTGAATATGAGTAAGGAGGTAGGGGAGTTGCTGAAATATGGAGAGGTGGTTATCGAATTGGATCTCTTTCCGACGTTGGACTCGGGGGCGTTGAAACGGAAACTTCAGGGATTGCTCGTTGCCGACAGCAATAAAAAGCTGAAGAATGTTTTCAATAAATTAATTCCTTCCGCGCTGGTTTCGGCAGTTCTAGAACTCGGGCAAGTTGATGGCGAGACCGCCAATCACAGCGTCAGCAGTGAGGCTCGGGTCAAGTTAGCGGCTTTACTGAAGGCGGTTCCGTTGAATGTAAAAGGCCTACTCGGTGCTGATAAAGCGGTGGTTTCTTCCGGCGGCGTGGCGCTGGAAGAAGTGAATTTCAAAACGATGCAGTCGCGTTTAATTCCGAATCTGTATCTTATCGGGGATGTTTTAAATGTTGACCGACCCTCCGGCGGCTATAGCCTCCAGCTCTGTTGGACGACTGGTTTTGTGGCTGGCAGTAACGTCTAG
- a CDS encoding RsmE family RNA methyltransferase: protein MRLHRFIGDFDLSKEYLKISDRDLVNQLKNVFRLKTGDEILLGDGKKNEALACVEEISRGAATLIIKRTQENTNEPEIYGILYCSILKKENFELAAQKAVEAGISEIVPIIGQRTVKTAINLPRLEKIVKEAAEQSGRGIIPKVHPTLSFEKAFEHASTNNANIFFRPSGLPIAKIKILPPKVGIFIGPEGGWNELETESAEKNQFTMASLGKLILRAETAASIASYLVLNR, encoded by the coding sequence ATGAGACTGCACAGATTTATCGGCGATTTCGATTTATCGAAAGAATATTTAAAAATCAGCGACCGAGATTTGGTAAACCAGCTAAAGAACGTCTTCCGCCTAAAAACCGGCGATGAAATTCTACTTGGAGACGGAAAGAAAAATGAAGCGCTGGCTTGCGTAGAAGAAATTTCCAGAGGAGCCGCGACTTTGATTATCAAGCGTACACAGGAAAATACCAACGAACCGGAAATCTATGGGATTCTTTATTGCTCGATATTAAAAAAGGAAAACTTTGAACTCGCCGCCCAAAAAGCGGTGGAGGCGGGAATCTCTGAAATAGTGCCGATTATCGGCCAGCGAACGGTCAAAACAGCGATCAATCTTCCTCGTTTAGAGAAAATAGTTAAAGAAGCGGCGGAGCAATCCGGCCGAGGAATTATTCCGAAAGTTCACCCGACTCTATCTTTTGAAAAAGCCTTTGAGCATGCCTCAACGAATAACGCGAATATATTTTTCCGCCCCAGCGGATTGCCGATAGCCAAAATAAAAATACTGCCCCCGAAAGTCGGCATCTTTATCGGACCGGAAGGTGGCTGGAATGAACTGGAAACTGAATCAGCGGAAAAAAATCAATTTACTATGGCTTCTTTAGGAAAACTTATCCTCCGAGCAGAAACTGCGGCCTCGATTGCCTCCTACTTGGTACTCAACCGATAA
- the greA gene encoding transcription elongation factor GreA produces the protein MQIPLRRHEKLMVRDESPIPLTKEALEKLKEKLARLKASLPEQIVTTKAAADLGDRSENAEYQISKGKLRGTHRQILMIENQLKRAVIIKANNSGRIQLGSTVVLQTYNNKTNDLQQNKKTLTFQILGSFETNPGKGVISESSPLGSALIGHQQGDEVIIKTESGEKKYTIKEVQ, from the coding sequence ATGCAAATCCCCCTTCGGCGGCACGAAAAATTGATGGTGCGCGACGAAAGCCCGATTCCTCTTACGAAGGAGGCTTTAGAGAAACTGAAAGAAAAACTCGCGCGCCTGAAGGCTTCCTTGCCGGAGCAAATTGTGACCACCAAAGCGGCGGCCGATTTGGGTGACCGGTCAGAGAACGCGGAGTATCAAATTTCCAAAGGCAAACTGCGGGGCACCCATCGGCAAATCTTAATGATTGAGAATCAACTAAAACGAGCCGTGATTATAAAAGCTAATAATTCCGGAAGGATTCAACTGGGCTCGACGGTGGTGCTACAAACTTACAACAACAAAACTAACGACTTACAACAAAACAAAAAAACACTGACTTTCCAGATCCTAGGATCTTTTGAAACTAATCCCGGCAAGGGAGTGATTTCCGAAAGTTCACCACTCGGATCGGCTTTAATTGGCCACCAGCAAGGTGATGAAGTCATTATAAAAACCGAATCTGGAGAAAAAAAATATACTATCAAGGAGGTTCAGTAA
- a CDS encoding putative Ig domain-containing protein, translated as MKKLLLSLFALALVSGSMLFTPNKAEAFHHVVIFCWISGNCDDDDDDSEPSPAPTPAPAPAPAPAPTPAPAPAPDPAPAPAPAPVNNPPAWSSSNTTYYSLKVGDNVQFSISATDPDGQPLTYSGSSLPSGSTFNPSSRTFYWVPASYQLGFYSPQFTVYDGTHYAYLTVTINVEKQISISSTNEKPVWQSIGDKTVRVGQVLQFSVSANDPEDEPISYSIFNLPTNASFQNSSRLFSWTPKVSDIGSHLVTFRASDGVKYADHDVYINVQEAATVSPVNNAPVFVNFNPPIKARVGQLYSYDLNAIDAEGDNLTFAFVTEPSNATMSSLTGVVQWVPTAAQEGFNKFKVTVTDGKATTPIEFVVFVENVFTSPPAGGPSPSPAPVPPAGGPAEARIIISNMKIESAGEGEIIVSWDTNIPTRDRVVYGTDSQINKTSNFTYPNATDESNSLSTRHEVKLNDLEYDVVYYFRAVAKTNSQSVTSNEITFVQLPDNSIRSFGVASIFDIIGPLVKDPMFLWLVILAIAGFSYWQYRKLGKAVAQI; from the coding sequence ATGAAAAAGCTTCTTTTGTCTCTATTTGCCCTCGCTTTAGTCTCGGGAAGTATGCTTTTTACGCCTAATAAAGCCGAGGCTTTTCATCATGTAGTTATTTTTTGCTGGATTAGCGGTAATTGTGATGATGACGATGATGATTCTGAGCCCTCTCCTGCTCCCACTCCCGCCCCAGCACCCGCTCCGGCTCCTGCCCCAACTCCGGCCCCCGCCCCAGCACCCGATCCGGCTCCTGCGCCAGCTCCAGCTCCGGTTAATAACCCTCCGGCCTGGTCTTCTTCTAATACAACCTACTATTCCCTGAAAGTCGGAGATAATGTGCAGTTTTCAATTTCCGCCACCGATCCGGATGGCCAGCCTTTGACCTATTCCGGTTCCTCTTTGCCGTCCGGCTCCACCTTTAATCCTTCCAGCCGCACCTTCTATTGGGTACCGGCTTCTTACCAGCTCGGATTTTATTCCCCTCAATTTACCGTTTACGACGGCACTCATTATGCATATCTGACCGTTACTATTAACGTTGAGAAGCAAATCTCTATCTCTTCCACTAACGAAAAGCCGGTCTGGCAGTCTATCGGTGATAAAACCGTGCGAGTCGGCCAGGTTTTGCAATTCTCGGTTTCAGCCAACGATCCGGAAGACGAACCAATCAGCTACAGCATTTTTAATTTACCGACCAACGCCAGCTTCCAAAATTCCAGCCGATTATTTTCTTGGACTCCTAAGGTGAGTGATATCGGATCTCACCTAGTAACTTTCCGCGCTTCTGACGGCGTGAAATACGCCGATCACGATGTATACATTAATGTTCAGGAAGCGGCTACTGTTTCGCCGGTGAACAATGCTCCGGTTTTTGTGAATTTTAATCCCCCGATCAAAGCCCGGGTTGGGCAGCTCTACAGCTATGATCTGAATGCTATTGATGCCGAAGGTGATAATCTGACCTTCGCTTTTGTAACCGAACCCTCCAACGCCACCATGAGTTCTTTGACCGGTGTAGTGCAGTGGGTGCCGACGGCAGCTCAAGAGGGCTTCAATAAATTCAAAGTTACCGTTACAGATGGAAAGGCGACTACCCCGATTGAATTCGTGGTTTTTGTAGAAAACGTTTTCACTTCTCCGCCAGCTGGCGGACCATCGCCATCTCCGGCTCCAGTTCCGCCAGCTGGCGGACCAGCCGAAGCGCGCATCATCATCTCTAATATGAAGATTGAGAGCGCCGGAGAAGGGGAGATTATTGTTTCTTGGGATACCAATATTCCGACTCGCGATCGCGTAGTTTACGGCACTGATTCTCAAATCAACAAAACCAGTAATTTTACCTACCCGAACGCCACCGATGAATCAAATAGTTTATCTACCCGCCATGAAGTGAAACTTAATGACTTGGAGTACGACGTAGTCTATTATTTCCGCGCGGTGGCTAAAACTAACAGCCAGAGCGTTACTTCCAACGAAATCACCTTCGTGCAATTGCCGGATAATTCAATTCGGAGCTTCGGTGTGGCCTCAATTTTCGACATCATCGGCCCGCTGGTAAAAGACCCGATGTTTTTGTGGTTGGTCATTTTAGCCATCGCCGGCTTCAGCTATTGGCAGTACCGCAAATTGGGCAAGGCAGTAGCCCAGATTTAA
- a CDS encoding methionine--tRNA ligase subunit beta, whose translation MINFEDFSKIELKIAKILSAERIEGSDKLLKLQLDAGDKDDAGNSKSRQIVAGIGKVYDPATLAGREITIVANLESRALMGIESQGMLLAAKDENGPVILIPEKEVPPGSVVG comes from the coding sequence ATGATTAATTTTGAAGATTTTTCTAAAATTGAATTAAAGATTGCCAAAATTCTTTCCGCCGAGCGGATAGAAGGCTCGGATAAACTTTTAAAGCTTCAGCTGGATGCCGGGGATAAAGATGACGCCGGTAATTCCAAAAGCAGGCAGATCGTAGCCGGGATTGGGAAAGTATATGATCCGGCAACACTCGCGGGCAGAGAAATCACCATTGTCGCTAATCTGGAGTCCAGAGCTTTAATGGGAATCGAGAGCCAAGGAATGCTCCTCGCCGCAAAAGACGAAAATGGCCCGGTAATTCTTATTCCGGAAAAGGAAGTACCTCCGGGATCTGTAGTTGGTTGA
- a CDS encoding class I SAM-dependent methyltransferase, translating to MKKDTSWGVETVIGHYQKTLILPNLLRLMNIKKDEDILDIGSGPGFFANEFAKRGAEVTGVELSQALIAEAKKKYPGLKSCVGSAEDMPFLQKSEFDKVAAVLALQNMDNPHKILAECARILKTNGKLYIVITHPAFRVLKNSEWGWDDTKKIQYRRIDSYLSESKEKIAMHPSIGMGKDPKDYTISFHRPLQTYFKLLKNSGFVVSALEEWESNKKSEMGPRAKAEDVARKEIPLFLFIEASKL from the coding sequence ATGAAAAAGGACACATCTTGGGGCGTGGAAACTGTCATCGGCCACTATCAAAAAACTTTGATTTTGCCGAACCTGCTCCGACTGATGAACATCAAGAAAGATGAAGATATTTTGGATATCGGGTCCGGTCCGGGTTTTTTTGCTAATGAATTCGCGAAAAGAGGAGCGGAGGTAACAGGCGTAGAGCTTTCTCAAGCTTTGATAGCGGAGGCGAAAAAGAAATATCCCGGCTTGAAGTCCTGCGTTGGTTCGGCCGAGGATATGCCTTTTTTGCAAAAATCGGAATTCGATAAGGTGGCGGCCGTACTGGCTCTTCAAAATATGGATAACCCTCACAAAATACTGGCGGAATGCGCCCGTATTCTTAAAACTAACGGCAAGCTATATATAGTAATAACCCATCCGGCCTTCCGAGTTTTGAAAAATAGCGAATGGGGCTGGGACGACACGAAAAAAATCCAATATCGCCGCATTGATAGCTATTTATCCGAGTCAAAAGAAAAAATCGCCATGCACCCCTCAATAGGAATGGGCAAAGACCCGAAAGATTATACCATCTCATTCCATAGGCCGCTACAAACGTATTTCAAATTACTAAAAAATTCCGGTTTTGTGGTGAGCGCACTTGAGGAATGGGAGTCCAACAAAAAAAGCGAGATGGGGCCTAGGGCCAAGGCGGAAGATGTGGCGCGAAAAGAAATTCCTTTGTTTTTGTTTATTGAAGCGTCTAAACTGTAG
- a CDS encoding trypsin-like peptidase domain-containing protein, whose amino-acid sequence MKRLVFALTSIIALITASGAIFVGYKTYQQLTYQLEATQTQLALLERSVGNIQNKTTASLSNLQDKNKTLSKELEKSQGELEGLSLPQDLLQNLMARIVYVQCRDSDSAGDRAGSGTIGLVKSTESGLAITTNLHVTGYPTSFCTARLPTSPTYEKLGATRPAFVGKYDSNYPDVDVALVHAQNVTEKFGVFPIPFCAPADIKTGNPITLFGYPSFGGKTLTITDGIISGVLQTKWGPRYKTSAKIDFGNSGGLAVDNKHRCVIGIPTWTKFGGELGQNLSTGESLGQIQSWEMIKKSGEIF is encoded by the coding sequence ATGAAAAGACTAGTTTTCGCCCTGACATCTATAATCGCCCTAATAACCGCCTCCGGCGCAATTTTTGTGGGTTACAAGACTTATCAGCAGTTAACCTACCAACTGGAGGCCACACAAACTCAACTGGCCCTCTTAGAACGCTCCGTCGGCAATATACAAAACAAAACCACCGCCTCTCTCTCGAATCTTCAGGATAAAAACAAAACCCTATCCAAAGAATTGGAAAAGTCTCAAGGGGAATTGGAAGGCCTGTCTCTACCGCAGGATTTATTGCAGAACCTAATGGCACGTATCGTTTATGTTCAATGTAGGGATTCAGATAGCGCAGGGGATCGGGCGGGATCCGGAACCATCGGCTTGGTAAAAAGCACGGAAAGTGGCTTAGCGATTACGACCAACCTACACGTCACCGGATATCCGACCTCTTTCTGTACCGCCCGACTACCAACTAGCCCAACTTATGAAAAACTTGGAGCAACGCGGCCGGCATTCGTGGGCAAATATGACAGCAATTATCCGGATGTTGATGTGGCGCTAGTGCACGCGCAAAATGTGACGGAAAAGTTCGGGGTCTTCCCGATTCCCTTCTGCGCTCCAGCAGATATCAAAACCGGCAACCCGATTACTTTATTCGGATACCCAAGCTTCGGCGGGAAAACCCTAACAATCACTGATGGAATTATCAGCGGAGTGCTACAAACTAAATGGGGGCCAAGATATAAAACTTCTGCCAAAATTGATTTCGGCAACTCCGGCGGATTGGCGGTAGATAATAAACATCGCTGCGTAATCGGTATACCAACTTGGACTAAATTCGGCGGAGAGCTTGGGCAAAACCTAAGCACCGGAGAATCTCTGGGTCAAATCCAATCTTGGGAAATGATTAAAAAATCCGGAGAAATTTTCTAA
- a CDS encoding glycosyltransferase family 39 protein produces the protein MTTKKLLFGILLAAAILRLAGLGSGDLIGSDEIFYGVRAIGMLDYDNAPKQSTPLEWFDPINRQNHIIPHPADLSLEGGIPLWTKLSFHDHPPLVFLAQHFSMQIFGENKFAFRLPSALAGILTVYLLYLLGKRLTSEKASLAESRRAGLFSAAIAAVTVNSVHNSRLGLQEPILILLMLATVYFFTLAKDNKKHLLTTGIFAGLAMLAKYNAIILAPIFFTYILLFRRGWLKEKNLWLGILLAIAVFSPVIIYNLGLYNATSHFDFQLSYLLGQNVEVWQSAPGKENAGTLFNKMTAIVPNLAKFNSWPFLLISVAGLCWLTYRALKKDQPATFLLIINGFLFLLIVVAIGPASRFLAMLTPFLALAAGNLLSQARLSAKPVITILVIFLAWELTYTTNTDILNYPVGPKHFAWSRLRYENYRWGYNQLDDYLEKELGGKFPAFVLNQKYQFLDKIIDRDITQRKRLGDQPYSALFIYDDNLRDSARFWSLDRLQIYHGWPVIKAEGFAELQKFELPPRTTYFIAPTDKVLVREGARLTTDGPALEQSLLKKGLSPIEIKNPKGEVAFKVYKF, from the coding sequence GTGACTACGAAAAAACTCTTATTCGGAATTCTGCTTGCCGCGGCGATATTGCGGCTAGCCGGACTGGGCTCCGGAGATCTGATTGGCAGCGATGAAATTTTTTACGGCGTCCGGGCAATCGGCATGCTGGACTATGACAACGCGCCAAAACAATCCACGCCCCTTGAATGGTTCGACCCGATCAATCGGCAGAACCATATAATTCCCCACCCGGCAGATCTTTCGTTGGAGGGTGGCATTCCCTTGTGGACAAAACTTTCTTTCCACGACCATCCGCCCCTGGTTTTTCTGGCGCAACATTTTTCAATGCAGATCTTCGGCGAGAATAAATTCGCCTTTCGTCTGCCTTCCGCGCTCGCCGGAATTTTAACGGTATATCTACTTTATCTGCTCGGGAAACGCCTAACGTCCGAAAAGGCCAGCCTCGCCGAGTCTAGGCGAGCGGGATTATTTTCGGCGGCAATCGCTGCGGTAACCGTCAATTCAGTCCACAATTCACGGCTCGGCCTGCAAGAACCAATCCTGATTCTGCTGATGCTGGCGACGGTCTATTTTTTCACGCTTGCCAAAGATAATAAGAAACATCTCCTGACAACCGGCATCTTCGCGGGGCTGGCGATGCTCGCGAAATACAACGCCATCATCCTCGCGCCGATCTTTTTTACTTACATCCTGCTATTTCGAAGGGGTTGGCTGAAAGAAAAAAATCTCTGGCTCGGAATACTGCTCGCGATTGCCGTGTTTAGCCCGGTAATCATTTATAACTTGGGGCTCTATAATGCTACCAGCCACTTCGATTTCCAGCTTTCTTATCTTCTTGGGCAAAATGTGGAAGTCTGGCAATCCGCTCCCGGCAAAGAAAACGCTGGAACGCTGTTTAACAAAATGACAGCCATCGTTCCAAATCTAGCAAAATTCAACTCTTGGCCATTCCTGTTAATTAGCGTAGCAGGGCTTTGCTGGCTCACTTATCGCGCTCTAAAAAAAGATCAGCCAGCAACTTTTCTTCTTATAATAAATGGCTTTTTATTCCTGTTGATCGTTGTGGCTATTGGACCGGCATCAAGATTTCTGGCGATGCTAACTCCATTTCTTGCGCTGGCAGCCGGGAATCTTTTATCCCAGGCGCGCTTATCCGCGAAGCCGGTAATCACTATCCTAGTAATATTTTTGGCTTGGGAACTCACCTACACGACAAACACCGACATCCTGAATTATCCGGTCGGACCGAAACATTTTGCCTGGTCGCGATTGCGTTACGAAAACTACCGCTGGGGATATAACCAACTCGACGATTATTTAGAAAAAGAGCTCGGTGGAAAATTTCCGGCTTTTGTTTTGAATCAAAAATATCAATTCCTGGATAAAATAATCGACCGCGATATTACGCAACGGAAACGGCTGGGCGATCAACCCTATTCCGCTCTTTTTATTTATGACGACAATTTACGGGATTCGGCAAGATTCTGGAGTCTAGACCGACTACAGATCTACCACGGCTGGCCCGTCATCAAAGCCGAGGGGTTCGCGGAGCTGCAAAAATTCGAATTACCTCCCCGCACGACTTATTTCATTGCCCCTACCGACAAAGTACTGGTCAGAGAAGGGGCGAGACTAACCACGGACGGTCCAGCGCTTGAGCAATCTTTACTGAAAAAAGGATTATCGCCGATAGAAATCAAAAACCCGAAAGGAGAGGTGGCTTTCAAAGTTTATAAATTTTAA
- a CDS encoding DUF2079 domain-containing protein, translating to MRITAKQSIWLLILGYFVVFGVMTALRHYNFQTQAWDLAAFVQTFWNTAQGRIMENNLEQVHNHLGLHMSPWLLVLAPGYALFQTPYYLLFIQTLALALGAWPLYLLAQKVLGRKWLSFVIVFSYLLYPSLHWANFYDFHEITFFVPLFLAAFYFVESKRWGWAGLFFALAASVKEDAILAVFFAGIYFLFLETNPKSEALNSKQDQNSNLQNFKLLNLFRISNLGFRVLRNKKKAFGIIIAVLALFYFLLAVKVFMPALGGGVLRFDRYANFGATPAAAIATAVTHPALVAQTIFTPEKLFYLLILLFPVAFLPIFSPKTWILFLPGLPENLLTNYNFQFSGLYHYDSILIPAVLIGSVYGLKNLIDRWPSASAREGGWRRERLFFWVILIVAALGFLTRSPLSPKNFPISYFQDTPQKLAYRSMVTLVPDGISVAANTNMVPHLAHREYVYALGSEPKFMDMVLIDLGDSFGFKDEGAFQTYIDNYIQSGFFDANLFENRYLVITSKKLKLVPKP from the coding sequence ATGAGAATTACCGCGAAGCAGTCTATCTGGCTTTTAATCCTCGGTTATTTTGTTGTTTTCGGCGTGATGACTGCCTTGCGCCATTATAATTTCCAGACTCAAGCTTGGGATTTAGCCGCATTCGTACAAACTTTTTGGAATACGGCGCAGGGGCGGATAATGGAAAATAATTTAGAGCAGGTCCATAACCATCTCGGTTTGCATATGAGCCCTTGGTTGCTGGTGCTGGCGCCGGGCTACGCGCTTTTCCAGACCCCTTATTATCTATTATTCATTCAGACGTTGGCTTTGGCGCTTGGAGCGTGGCCGCTGTATCTGCTGGCCCAAAAAGTCCTCGGTCGTAAGTGGTTGTCTTTTGTCATTGTTTTCTCGTACCTCCTGTACCCCTCACTTCATTGGGCGAACTTCTATGATTTTCACGAAATCACTTTCTTCGTTCCGTTATTTCTGGCGGCGTTTTATTTTGTTGAAAGCAAAAGATGGGGTTGGGCGGGATTATTTTTTGCCTTGGCGGCCAGCGTCAAAGAAGACGCGATTCTGGCGGTATTTTTTGCCGGGATCTATTTTCTATTCCTTGAGACAAACCCTAAATCCGAAGCTCTAAACTCTAAACAAGATCAAAATTCTAACCTTCAAAATTTTAAACTTTTGAATTTATTTAGAATTTCGAATTTAGGATTTAGAGTTTTGAGAAATAAAAAAAAGGCTTTTGGGATAATAATAGCAGTACTCGCATTATTTTATTTCCTGCTGGCGGTCAAAGTTTTTATGCCCGCGCTGGGCGGGGGAGTGTTGCGCTTTGATCGTTACGCCAATTTTGGCGCCACTCCGGCCGCGGCGATTGCGACCGCCGTTACTCATCCCGCGTTGGTAGCGCAAACCATTTTTACTCCGGAAAAACTGTTCTATCTGCTCATTTTGCTTTTCCCGGTGGCTTTTTTGCCTATTTTTTCCCCGAAAACCTGGATATTATTCCTACCCGGCCTGCCGGAAAATTTACTTACCAACTACAATTTCCAATTTAGCGGCCTCTATCACTATGATTCCATTTTAATTCCTGCGGTTTTGATCGGCTCTGTTTATGGGTTGAAGAATTTGATTGATAGGTGGCCATCCGCCTCCGCCAGAGAGGGCGGATGGCGGAGGGAAAGATTATTTTTCTGGGTCATTCTTATTGTGGCGGCGCTGGGATTCCTGACCCGTTCTCCGCTTTCTCCGAAAAACTTCCCAATTTCTTATTTTCAGGATACTCCGCAAAAATTGGCCTATCGAAGTATGGTTACTTTAGTGCCTGATGGCATAAGCGTAGCCGCCAATACCAATATGGTGCCTCATCTGGCGCATCGAGAATACGTTTACGCTTTGGGTAGCGAGCCGAAATTTATGGATATGGTGCTCATTGATCTTGGTGATAGCTTCGGCTTTAAAGACGAGGGGGCGTTCCAGACTTACATTGATAACTACATTCAGTCGGGATTCTTTGATGCCAATCTATTTGAAAATCGTTACTTGGTAATCACCAGCAAGAAATTGAAGTTAGTTCCTAAACCTTAA
- a CDS encoding polyprenol monophosphomannose synthase yields MARIYVVTPTYNEQGNLPILAEKIFALKIPDLHLMVIDDNSPDGTGKIADELRQKYPISVIHREKKSGLGKAYAQGFQSLPPETEIVIQMDADLSHDPAVIPAMLEKINSSAGSGQVPCDLVLGSRYVPGGKIENWNLIRRMISRFGNFYARTILGLPYRDLTGGFKCFRREVLKTIQLDSLSSTGYNFQIETTYAAHKKGFKICEVPITFAERKTGKSKFNLRIILESFWKVLTLRFRN; encoded by the coding sequence ATGGCTCGCATTTACGTGGTAACGCCAACCTATAATGAGCAGGGAAATCTCCCGATTCTGGCGGAGAAGATTTTTGCGCTGAAAATTCCCGATCTCCACTTAATGGTAATAGATGATAACTCCCCTGACGGTACGGGCAAAATTGCGGACGAGCTACGTCAGAAGTATCCAATTTCCGTGATTCATCGTGAAAAAAAATCCGGGCTGGGAAAAGCCTACGCGCAAGGTTTCCAATCTTTACCGCCGGAAACGGAAATAGTGATCCAAATGGACGCCGATCTTTCACACGACCCGGCTGTCATACCGGCAATGCTAGAAAAAATAAACTCTTCGGCTGGCTCAGGACAAGTTCCCTGCGACCTGGTGCTAGGTTCACGATACGTTCCGGGTGGGAAAATTGAAAATTGGAATCTGATCCGTAGAATGATTAGCCGCTTTGGAAATTTCTACGCCCGAACTATTCTCGGACTTCCCTACCGCGACCTGACCGGAGGATTTAAATGTTTCCGTCGCGAAGTTTTAAAAACGATTCAACTCGACTCCTTAAGTTCCACCGGCTATAATTTTCAAATTGAAACAACTTACGCAGCCCACAAAAAGGGATTTAAGATCTGCGAAGTCCCAATCACTTTCGCCGAACGCAAAACCGGAAAATCAAAATTTAATCTTAGGATTATTTTAGAAAGCTTCTGGAAAGTACTGACTTTAAGGTTTAGGAACTAA
- a CDS encoding cold shock domain-containing protein, giving the protein MKGTIKTLTDKGFGFISREGETKDLFFHSKELKGVTYDELQVGDVMTFDVIDTEKGQAATNVAKA; this is encoded by the coding sequence ATGAAAGGAACAATAAAAACTCTTACCGACAAAGGATTTGGATTCATTTCCCGCGAAGGTGAGACTAAGGACCTCTTTTTTCACTCTAAGGAGTTAAAGGGAGTTACTTATGACGAATTGCAGGTTGGTGATGTCATGACTTTTGACGTCATTGATACTGAAAAGGGTCAGGCCGCTACTAACGTAGCAAAAGCTTAA